Proteins encoded together in one Mercenaria mercenaria strain notata chromosome 18, MADL_Memer_1, whole genome shotgun sequence window:
- the LOC128550428 gene encoding C1q-related factor-like: MVQKQTMHRYHLNQGMNVFHFMHILLLICASIGHIWSEQACDAHDSQALMLRLRQLKTETETKFKEVTTRIEYLENELADQKDGEWSTWGGWSTCSESCGRGIQSRNRTCTDPAPSKFGQQCLGNSEQITLCNKQQCPDANVAFTATDIDNSAYGESGIRFPNVRVNIGNNYDSANGTFTTSIPGLYHLVVVLTLDRSGQHTASCKLCVNGVAHFNIYMKRFDDNYSSIAAGTFNLKRNDVIHLCSCNGTQYMNKGNTNMFTGFLIKPL; encoded by the exons ATGGTTCAGAAACAGACAATGCATAGATATCACCTTAATCAAGG AATGAATGTATTccactttatgcatattttgctCCTGATATGTGCAAGTATTGGACATATTTGGTCAGAACAGGCTTGTGACGCACACGATTCGCAGGCACTTATG TTGAGGCTGAGACAACTGAAGACAGAAACTGAAACCAAATTCAAAGAAGTAACGACGAGGATCGAATATCTAGAAAATGAATTAGCAGATCAAAAAG ATGGAGAATGGTCCACCTGGGGTGGTTGGAGCACTTGCAGCGAAAGTTGTGGAAGAGGTATTCAATCACGAAATCGCACTTGTACAGATCCGGCACCATCAAAGTTCGGACAACAATGTTTGGGTAACAGTGAACAAATAACCCTATGCAATAAGCAGCAATGCCCTG ACGCCAACGTAGCATTTACCGCAACTGACATTGACAATAGTGCATATGGAGAGTCAGGTATAAGGTTTCCAAACGTCCGGGTGAACATTGGGAATAACTATGACAGCGCAAATGGAACATTTACAACTTCTATTCCCGGGCTGTACCATCTGGTCGTCGTATTAACACTAGATCGTTCAGGCCAACATACAGCTTCTTGCAAGTTGTGCGTTAATGGGGTTGCACATTTCAATATATACATGAAGCGATTTGACGACAACTACTCCTCCATAGCTGCAGGAACATTTAACCTCAAAAGAAATGACGTCATACACCTTTGTTCTTGT